One Halobacterium sp. DL1 DNA window includes the following coding sequences:
- a CDS encoding lactoylglutathione lyase, whose amino-acid sequence MTELRMHHVGIVVSDLEESVSFYRDTLGFDVAAEFTVSGDGIGTAVDADGVTGDFAHLDAGDGLVELIEYDPAGDDVSADAITQRGAKHVGFTVEDIDAFHADLPDDVDTVSEPQQTQSGATILFFEDPDGNFVEVVEA is encoded by the coding sequence ATGACGGAGCTACGGATGCACCACGTCGGCATCGTCGTGAGCGACCTCGAGGAGTCGGTCTCGTTCTACCGCGACACGCTCGGCTTCGACGTCGCCGCGGAGTTCACGGTCTCCGGCGACGGAATCGGCACGGCCGTCGACGCAGACGGCGTCACCGGCGACTTCGCCCACCTCGACGCGGGCGACGGGCTCGTCGAACTCATCGAGTACGACCCCGCGGGCGACGACGTGAGCGCTGACGCCATCACCCAGCGCGGGGCGAAACACGTCGGCTTCACCGTCGAAGACATCGACGCGTTCCACGCGGACCTGCCCGACGACGTCGACACTGTCAGCGAGCCGCAGCAGACCCAGAGCGGCGCGACCATCCTCTTCTTCGAGGACCCGGACGGGAACTTCGTCGAGGTGGTCGAGGCGTGA
- a CDS encoding carbon monoxide dehydrogenase subunit G, with protein MEFDGTFTLEGATTKEVWLAFSDPVMIKNALPGCQFLVEVDSADPSDVDFEALQAEAEERDDPPTLPDADPEDVAERAFKEGGHYAALLQLSVGSVKPRFETVITIDRREMPEMDASGQGQSSNSSFDMTSGMTLHEVDDGVDVEWWADTDVFGRIANMGQRIINPVANRVVKRFFKQVQSKISDVNEDDTGVRDRIRDLL; from the coding sequence ATGGAGTTCGACGGGACGTTCACGCTGGAGGGTGCGACGACCAAGGAGGTTTGGCTGGCGTTCTCCGACCCGGTCATGATCAAGAACGCGCTGCCGGGCTGTCAGTTCCTCGTGGAGGTCGACTCCGCGGACCCCTCGGACGTGGACTTCGAGGCATTACAGGCCGAGGCCGAGGAGCGCGATGACCCGCCCACGCTCCCGGACGCGGACCCGGAGGACGTCGCCGAGCGGGCGTTCAAGGAGGGGGGCCACTATGCGGCGCTCCTGCAGTTGAGCGTCGGCAGCGTCAAACCCCGCTTCGAGACGGTCATCACCATCGACAGGCGCGAGATGCCCGAGATGGACGCCTCGGGGCAGGGCCAGTCCAGCAACAGCAGTTTCGACATGACCTCCGGCATGACACTGCACGAGGTCGACGACGGCGTCGACGTCGAGTGGTGGGCGGACACGGACGTCTTCGGTCGCATCGCGAACATGGGCCAGCGCATCATCAACCCGGTCGCCAACCGGGTCGTCAAGCGGTTCTTCAAGCAGGTCCAGAGCAAGATCAGCGACGTCAACGAGGACGACACCGGCGTCCGGGACCGCATCCGGGATCTGCTATGA